A single window of Nocardioides baekrokdamisoli DNA harbors:
- a CDS encoding TIGR03364 family FAD-dependent oxidoreductase: protein MTTPGNPDLIIVGAGIVGLAHAYEAHRRGMKVMVLERDERAVGASVRNFGHVCTTGQSGQGLEYAREARERWLGLSDPAGFAVVQQGTVVVARTSDELAVLEEFADVRGRDEATPLSLAQVEQRIGWLPPGTVGGAHLPLDLRVDPRAAVPALAAWLQSQGVEIRFGVNAGQIADGTVLTSVGTFEAPLIIHCVGHDVDRLFPTIAEKYQIRRCRLQMFEVAPPVAEPIGPAVLTGTSLLRYGGFTGMPSAEQVRAAFTNDQPELLEIGLNLMLTQRPDGSVVLGDSHHYERTNPPFDDESVASILLREGERLFGRPITVRKRWRGVYASSNLTDFLVEPVDARTHVVSVTSGIGMTTALGLAPAALDRILG, encoded by the coding sequence GTGACCACCCCGGGAAATCCTGATCTGATCATCGTCGGAGCCGGCATCGTCGGCCTCGCCCATGCCTATGAGGCACACCGGCGGGGCATGAAGGTCATGGTCCTGGAACGCGACGAACGCGCCGTCGGCGCCTCGGTCCGCAACTTCGGCCATGTGTGCACGACCGGACAGTCCGGACAGGGCCTTGAATACGCACGCGAAGCTCGCGAACGGTGGCTCGGCCTGAGCGATCCGGCGGGTTTCGCGGTGGTGCAACAGGGCACGGTCGTCGTCGCGCGTACAAGCGACGAACTCGCCGTTCTGGAGGAGTTCGCCGACGTGCGAGGCCGGGACGAAGCCACCCCACTCAGCCTCGCGCAGGTCGAACAGCGGATCGGGTGGCTGCCACCCGGCACGGTCGGCGGCGCCCACCTCCCCCTCGACCTCCGCGTCGATCCTCGGGCAGCTGTTCCGGCCCTCGCCGCCTGGCTGCAGAGCCAAGGAGTCGAGATCCGCTTCGGGGTCAACGCCGGGCAGATCGCCGACGGCACCGTGCTCACGTCGGTCGGCACGTTCGAAGCGCCACTCATCATCCATTGTGTGGGCCACGACGTCGACCGGTTGTTCCCCACCATCGCCGAGAAGTATCAGATCCGTCGGTGCCGGCTGCAGATGTTCGAGGTCGCTCCCCCCGTGGCCGAGCCGATCGGCCCGGCGGTCCTCACCGGCACGTCACTCCTGCGATACGGAGGTTTCACGGGGATGCCGAGCGCGGAACAGGTGCGGGCGGCGTTCACCAACGACCAGCCGGAACTGCTCGAGATCGGTCTCAATCTGATGCTCACCCAGCGTCCGGACGGCTCAGTGGTGCTCGGCGACAGTCACCACTACGAGCGTACGAACCCACCGTTCGACGACGAGTCGGTCGCCTCGATCCTGCTGCGCGAGGGCGAGCGGCTGTTCGGCCGCCCGATCACCGTGCGCAAACGTTGGCGCGGCGTGTACGCGAGCAGCAACCTGACCGACTTCCTGGTCGAGCCCGTGGACGCGCGTACGCACGTCGTGTCGGTCACGTCGGGCATCGGCATGACGACCGCCCTCGGCCTCGCTCCGGCCGCGCTGGACCGGATCCTCGGCTGA
- a CDS encoding MaoC family dehydratase codes for MSKTNPGNFFEDFTIGQVIRHATPRTVTEGDRALYTALYPSRFSIPSSAEFAANVGLKPAPVEDLIAFHIAFGKTVPDISLNAVANLGYAECRFHQPVVPGDTLSTSSEVIGLKQNSNGKSGVVYVRSTAVNQHGETALEWCRWVMVHKRDAGSPAPTEVIPELAKTVAAGDLIIPDTLNFTGYDFTAAGEPHRFGDYEIGEKIDHVDGVTLTDPEHMLATRLWQNTAKVHFNTEARPDGNRLIYGGHIISMARALSFNGLANAQLISAINAGAHVAPAFAGDTVYAWSEVLDKAETSAPGVGAIRLRLVARKGRDESMTLRGEDGKYADGILLDLDVWALIPV; via the coding sequence GTGAGCAAGACGAACCCGGGCAACTTCTTCGAGGACTTCACCATCGGCCAGGTGATCCGGCACGCGACCCCGCGTACGGTCACCGAAGGCGACCGCGCGCTCTACACCGCGCTGTACCCGTCGCGCTTCTCGATCCCGTCGTCGGCTGAGTTCGCTGCGAACGTCGGCTTGAAGCCGGCGCCGGTCGAAGACCTCATCGCCTTCCACATCGCCTTCGGCAAGACCGTCCCGGACATCTCGCTCAATGCGGTCGCCAACCTCGGTTACGCCGAGTGCCGGTTCCACCAGCCCGTGGTCCCGGGCGACACCCTGTCGACGAGCTCCGAGGTGATCGGGCTCAAGCAGAACTCCAACGGCAAGTCGGGTGTCGTGTACGTACGCTCCACCGCCGTCAACCAGCACGGTGAGACGGCCCTGGAGTGGTGCCGCTGGGTCATGGTGCACAAGCGTGACGCGGGCTCGCCGGCACCGACCGAGGTCATCCCGGAGCTCGCGAAGACCGTTGCGGCCGGCGACCTGATCATTCCGGACACGCTCAACTTCACCGGGTACGACTTCACCGCCGCCGGTGAGCCGCACCGCTTCGGGGACTACGAGATCGGCGAGAAGATCGATCACGTCGACGGTGTCACGCTCACCGACCCCGAGCACATGCTCGCGACCCGTCTGTGGCAGAACACCGCCAAGGTGCACTTCAACACCGAGGCGCGTCCCGACGGCAACCGCCTCATCTACGGCGGCCACATCATCTCGATGGCCCGCGCACTCTCTTTCAACGGTCTGGCCAACGCGCAGCTGATCTCCGCGATCAACGCCGGAGCTCACGTGGCTCCTGCGTTCGCCGGTGACACCGTGTACGCGTGGTCCGAGGTCCTGGACAAGGCCGAGACCTCCGCGCCGGGCGTCGGCGCGATCCGACTGCGTCTGGTCGCGCGCAAGGGCCGCGACGAGTCGATGACGCTGCGGGGCGAGGACGGCAAGTACGCCGATGGGATCCTCCTGGACCTCGACGTCTGGGCGTTGATTCCGGTCTGA
- a CDS encoding DUF5302 domain-containing protein has translation MADNDDLKAKMREALDKKKSGGGATNQGAEAKEKAHGSEVVGQQRRMHRRKSG, from the coding sequence ATGGCTGACAACGACGACCTCAAAGCAAAGATGCGCGAAGCGCTGGACAAGAAGAAGTCCGGTGGCGGCGCGACCAATCAGGGTGCCGAGGCCAAGGAGAAGGCTCACGGCTCCGAGGTGGTCGGCCAGCAGCGTCGGATGCACCGCCGCAAGTCCGGCTGA
- a CDS encoding FkbM family methyltransferase: protein MRNNRPLSFLLHIAARARFEVDRRRPDVPVTRRIHGVDIVMPRHHLLPYLTSGDSVYNLNLVELARGLYDLESTLTLLDVGGNVGDSALGVLSAVPAYVVCVEADPAWQKYLDMNVAGRDDVAVEPYALVPPGYRGGFEINHADVGSSNLVPAAEGSGPPSISTDELLERNPRLQQVRLIKTDTDGYDVLLVPAMAETFKASRPVIFFEFEALATSLATPELPLVSVWERLLDQGYEDAVLWDNGGRLLGPDKVANLIARSGQLSEAMSSAYFWDVAVAHKDDATGLEVLRSVACDPAGHAEVGYGGA, encoded by the coding sequence ATGCGCAACAATCGACCCCTGTCCTTCCTGCTGCACATCGCGGCGAGAGCCCGCTTCGAGGTCGATCGGCGGCGGCCGGACGTCCCGGTCACGCGAAGGATCCACGGCGTCGACATCGTGATGCCGCGGCACCACCTGCTGCCGTACCTGACGTCGGGCGACTCGGTCTACAACCTCAACCTGGTGGAGTTGGCGAGAGGTCTGTACGACCTGGAATCGACTCTCACGCTCCTCGACGTCGGCGGCAACGTTGGTGACAGCGCGCTCGGCGTGCTCTCCGCGGTACCTGCGTACGTGGTCTGCGTCGAAGCCGATCCGGCCTGGCAGAAGTACCTCGACATGAACGTCGCCGGGCGCGACGACGTCGCCGTGGAGCCGTACGCGCTGGTGCCGCCGGGCTATCGAGGTGGCTTCGAGATCAACCACGCCGACGTCGGCTCGAGCAACCTGGTCCCGGCCGCCGAGGGCTCCGGGCCGCCGTCGATCAGCACCGATGAACTGCTGGAACGCAACCCCCGGCTGCAGCAGGTACGTCTGATCAAGACCGACACCGACGGGTACGACGTGCTGCTCGTACCTGCGATGGCGGAGACGTTCAAGGCCTCGCGACCGGTCATCTTCTTCGAGTTCGAGGCGCTGGCGACGTCACTTGCGACGCCTGAGTTGCCGCTCGTGAGTGTCTGGGAGCGTCTGCTGGACCAGGGCTACGAGGACGCGGTCCTCTGGGACAACGGTGGTCGCCTGCTCGGACCCGACAAGGTCGCCAACCTGATCGCCCGGTCCGGACAGCTCAGTGAGGCGATGTCGTCCGCCTACTTCTGGGACGTGGCAGTCGCCCACAAGGACGACGCCACGGGTCTCGAGGTGCTGCGCAGCGTCGCGTGTGACCCGGCAGGGCACGCCGAGGTGGGCTACGGTGGAGCGTGA
- a CDS encoding YbjQ family protein, with product MLVVTTNDLPGWEIKKVCGEVFGLTVRSRNAFSQIGAGFKSLVGGEIKGMTTNLSNSRLEVMGRMLDEARAKGGNAVVAMRFDTSEMGDVWTEICAYGTAVVAIPVTEEAKQTARDLGYGGV from the coding sequence ATGCTCGTAGTGACCACGAATGACCTGCCCGGCTGGGAAATCAAGAAGGTGTGCGGCGAGGTCTTCGGGCTCACCGTCCGCTCCCGCAATGCGTTCTCCCAGATCGGCGCCGGCTTCAAGTCGCTCGTCGGCGGCGAGATCAAGGGGATGACCACCAACCTGTCCAACTCGCGTCTCGAGGTCATGGGTCGCATGCTCGACGAAGCGCGCGCCAAGGGCGGCAACGCGGTCGTCGCGATGCGCTTCGACACTTCCGAGATGGGCGACGTCTGGACCGAGATCTGCGCGTACGGCACGGCGGTCGTGGCGATCCCGGTGACCGAGGAGGCCAAGCAGACGGCACGCGACCTCGGGTACGGCGGGGTGTAG
- a CDS encoding (4Fe-4S)-binding protein has translation MHYRMNEPVRAEIGEAAYSTTVHWRNGEFIADEPPKNGGHDVGPDPFTLLLSSLATCTLITLRMHIEKVGWDVPSIGVAVNYFTALKDGETVTTLDRDIVFTSPLTADQQVTLREVAANCPISRLLEGQVTVRTFVERTGEAEAKEYAGDGFVVEWRPDFCQHSTRCWTQLNKVFNPTERPWIHPEAAPAERIEEQVGQCPTGALKFRRV, from the coding sequence ATGCACTACCGGATGAACGAACCCGTACGCGCCGAGATCGGCGAGGCCGCGTACTCCACCACCGTGCACTGGCGCAACGGCGAGTTCATCGCGGACGAGCCGCCGAAGAACGGCGGCCACGACGTCGGGCCGGATCCGTTCACGCTGCTGCTGTCCTCCCTGGCCACCTGCACCCTGATCACGTTGCGGATGCACATCGAGAAGGTCGGCTGGGACGTCCCGTCGATCGGGGTCGCCGTCAACTACTTCACCGCCCTCAAGGACGGCGAGACCGTGACGACCCTGGATCGCGACATCGTGTTCACGTCGCCACTGACCGCCGACCAGCAGGTGACCCTGAGAGAGGTGGCCGCGAACTGCCCGATCTCCCGGCTCCTCGAGGGGCAGGTCACCGTGCGTACGTTCGTCGAGCGCACGGGCGAGGCCGAGGCCAAGGAGTACGCCGGGGACGGCTTCGTGGTCGAGTGGCGACCCGATTTCTGCCAGCACTCCACCCGGTGCTGGACGCAGCTCAACAAGGTCTTCAACCCGACCGAGAGGCCGTGGATCCATCCCGAGGCAGCGCCGGCCGAGCGGATCGAGGAACAGGTCGGTCAGTGCCCGACCGGAGCCCTCAAGTTCCGCCGGGTCTGA
- a CDS encoding HNH endonuclease signature motif containing protein, producing MKEVDDMSTPDAHPVLACVRSVRAALVDVADLDPTFMPTRDKAAALLAIGEALAAANALQARLLASAHELALDAGTRDVAAWLASTAHADHGSLRRTMELGRRLEAAPIVSAAFAEGRIDAQKADIILRTLEELPEETPRSLRDQAEAELVRRAPDFSPKALARLARHLEAVVDPDGADAAEGRALLREERSAWDKTSLRITPRFDGTARINGVIPEEAAHRLRTYLEAYTQPRKLEGEVVRTDQRMGRAFCDLVERIDPAGLPRHGGDTTTVMITVPLDDLRAELGTAAIGGLDSEGRLSAAEARRLACTADIIPAVLGSRSQILDLGRTQRLFSPAQRKALRTRFTTCQVEGCDVPSTWCDAHHEDPWSSGGRTDLRNALLVCGHHHRRLHDSRYSSTRSVDQVIVRLRR from the coding sequence ATGAAGGAGGTCGACGACATGTCCACACCCGATGCCCACCCGGTGCTCGCGTGCGTGCGCTCTGTCCGAGCCGCTCTGGTCGACGTCGCCGATCTCGACCCGACCTTCATGCCCACGCGCGACAAAGCTGCCGCATTGCTCGCGATCGGTGAGGCACTTGCCGCGGCCAATGCGCTCCAGGCGCGACTACTCGCCTCGGCACACGAGCTGGCCCTCGACGCCGGCACCCGGGACGTCGCAGCCTGGTTGGCCTCGACCGCTCACGCGGACCACGGGTCCCTGAGGCGGACGATGGAGTTGGGACGGCGCCTTGAAGCCGCCCCGATCGTGTCGGCTGCGTTCGCGGAGGGCCGGATCGACGCCCAGAAGGCTGACATCATCCTGCGGACGTTGGAGGAGTTGCCGGAGGAGACCCCCAGGAGCCTGCGCGACCAGGCCGAGGCCGAACTGGTACGCCGCGCCCCGGATTTCTCCCCGAAGGCGCTCGCCCGACTGGCCCGCCACCTTGAGGCCGTCGTCGATCCGGACGGCGCCGATGCGGCTGAAGGCAGAGCCCTGCTCCGCGAGGAACGATCCGCCTGGGACAAGACATCGCTGCGGATCACGCCTCGGTTCGACGGCACCGCGCGGATCAACGGGGTGATCCCGGAGGAAGCTGCACACCGTCTCAGGACGTACCTCGAGGCGTACACCCAACCTCGGAAGCTCGAGGGCGAGGTCGTACGCACCGATCAGCGAATGGGGCGCGCCTTCTGCGACCTGGTGGAGCGCATCGACCCCGCTGGACTCCCCCGGCACGGCGGCGATACGACCACGGTGATGATCACCGTCCCGCTGGACGACCTGCGCGCCGAACTGGGCACCGCCGCGATCGGTGGCCTCGATTCCGAAGGTCGTCTCAGCGCAGCCGAAGCGCGCCGCCTGGCTTGCACCGCCGACATCATCCCGGCCGTCCTCGGTTCCCGGTCCCAGATCCTCGACCTCGGGCGTACGCAACGCCTCTTCTCGCCAGCACAACGAAAGGCCCTGCGGACGCGCTTCACGACCTGCCAGGTCGAAGGCTGCGACGTACCCTCGACCTGGTGCGATGCCCATCACGAGGACCCGTGGTCGTCTGGTGGCCGCACCGATCTCCGGAACGCTCTGCTCGTCTGTGGTCACCACCACCGCCGACTGCACGACAGCCGCTACTCATCGACCAGGTCGGTCGATCAGGTCATCGTGCGGCTGCGTAGGTGA
- a CDS encoding acyl-CoA dehydrogenase family protein, which yields MARLAQTDGLTDIQQEILNTVHQFVEDKIIPVAQELEHSDTYPQEIVDGLKELGVFGLTIPEEFGGLGESLLTYALVVEEIARGWMSVSGVINTHFIVAYLLMQHGTQEQKEKYLPRMATGEVRGAFSMSEPGLGSDVSAVSTKGTKLEDGSYSITGQKMWLTNGASSTLVAVLTKTDEGADSVYKNMTTFLVEKEAGFGQTAQGVTVPGKIDKMGYKGVETTELVLEDHRLGADQILGGVPGKGFFQMMDGVEVGRVNVAARACGLAIRGFELGVAYAQQRKTFGKQIAEHQAVLFRLAEMATKVETIHTMMVRAARLKDTGKRMDVEAGMAKMLASEYANEVVEDSFRIHGGYGYSKEYEIERLMREVKFMLIGEGTSDIQKMIIGRALLKEYAAKG from the coding sequence ATGGCTCGCCTTGCCCAGACCGATGGCCTGACTGACATCCAGCAGGAGATCCTCAACACCGTCCACCAGTTCGTTGAGGACAAGATCATCCCGGTCGCCCAGGAGCTTGAGCACTCCGACACCTACCCGCAGGAGATCGTCGACGGACTCAAGGAGCTCGGCGTCTTCGGCCTGACCATCCCGGAGGAGTTCGGCGGTCTGGGGGAGTCACTGCTGACGTACGCCCTGGTCGTCGAGGAGATCGCTCGCGGCTGGATGAGCGTCTCCGGCGTCATCAACACGCACTTCATCGTCGCGTACCTGCTGATGCAGCACGGCACCCAGGAGCAGAAGGAGAAGTACCTTCCGCGGATGGCGACCGGCGAGGTCCGTGGCGCCTTCTCGATGTCGGAGCCGGGTCTCGGCTCGGATGTCTCGGCCGTCTCCACCAAGGGCACCAAGCTCGAGGACGGTTCGTACTCGATCACCGGTCAGAAGATGTGGCTGACGAACGGTGCCTCCTCGACGCTGGTCGCCGTGCTCACCAAGACCGACGAGGGTGCTGACTCGGTCTACAAGAACATGACCACCTTCCTCGTCGAGAAAGAGGCCGGCTTCGGCCAGACCGCTCAGGGCGTCACCGTCCCGGGCAAGATCGACAAGATGGGTTACAAGGGCGTCGAGACCACCGAGCTGGTCCTCGAGGACCACCGCCTGGGTGCCGACCAGATCCTCGGCGGCGTCCCCGGCAAGGGCTTCTTCCAGATGATGGATGGCGTCGAGGTCGGTCGGGTCAACGTCGCTGCCCGCGCGTGCGGCCTGGCGATCCGTGGCTTCGAGCTCGGCGTCGCGTACGCCCAGCAGCGCAAGACCTTCGGCAAGCAGATCGCTGAGCACCAGGCCGTACTCTTCCGCCTCGCGGAGATGGCCACCAAGGTCGAGACCATCCACACGATGATGGTCCGTGCCGCCCGCCTCAAGGACACCGGAAAGCGCATGGACGTCGAGGCCGGCATGGCCAAGATGCTCGCGTCGGAGTACGCCAACGAGGTCGTCGAGGACTCGTTCCGTATCCACGGTGGCTACGGCTACTCCAAGGAGTACGAGATCGAGCGCCTGATGCGCGAGGTCAAGTTCATGCTCATCGGTGAGGGCACCTCCGACATCCAGAAGATGATCATCGGTCGCGCGCTCCTCAAGGAGTACGCAGCCAAGGGCTGA
- a CDS encoding magnesium transporter MgtE N-terminal domain-containing protein, protein MSTTPTRVYVARLIGLPIFDPQGDQVAKVRDVVVSMRTGSAPPRVFGLVAEVFGRRRIFVPMTRVTSIDSGQVYTTGLLNMRRFEKRSTEKLVIGQMFDAQVSIRGTETTGAVYDVAMEQARTRDWVLSRVAIQEGSKGLRRRGQSHVVSWTDVVGLTGVDSPTQGTTHLLHTIAEMKPADAASLLAELPAERRQQVAAALDDETLAEVLEELPEDDQVEILAQLDSERAADVLEEMSPDDAADLIADLPPEKAAALLELMEPDEAEDVRRLMSYAENTAGAMMTPEPVILGPDATVADALAHVRNPDLTPAQAAAVYVCRPPLEAPTGKFLGMAHIQRLLREPPSSLVAGAIDTSTDPLRPSDSIDVVSAHLATYNLVAAAVVDEEGHLVGAVTVDDLLDHLLPENWRDQAMAVRDQAGREAR, encoded by the coding sequence ATGAGCACCACACCGACGCGTGTCTACGTAGCGCGACTCATCGGCCTTCCCATCTTTGACCCGCAAGGCGATCAGGTCGCGAAGGTGCGCGATGTCGTCGTCTCGATGCGTACCGGCTCAGCTCCTCCGCGCGTCTTCGGCCTGGTGGCTGAGGTCTTCGGTCGACGCCGGATCTTCGTGCCCATGACGCGGGTGACCAGCATCGACAGCGGTCAGGTGTACACCACCGGCCTGCTCAACATGCGTCGCTTCGAGAAGCGCTCGACGGAGAAGCTGGTCATCGGCCAGATGTTCGACGCCCAGGTCTCGATCCGTGGCACCGAGACGACGGGTGCGGTGTACGACGTCGCGATGGAGCAGGCGCGTACCCGCGACTGGGTGCTCAGCCGAGTCGCCATCCAGGAGGGCTCCAAGGGCCTTCGCCGTCGAGGCCAGTCGCACGTGGTGTCCTGGACCGATGTCGTCGGCTTGACCGGAGTCGACTCCCCGACCCAGGGCACCACGCACCTGCTGCACACGATCGCCGAGATGAAGCCCGCGGACGCCGCCTCGCTGCTCGCCGAGTTGCCGGCCGAGCGACGCCAGCAGGTCGCAGCCGCCCTCGACGACGAGACCCTGGCCGAGGTCCTGGAAGAGCTCCCCGAGGACGACCAGGTCGAGATCCTCGCTCAGCTCGACTCCGAGCGAGCGGCCGACGTGCTCGAGGAGATGTCGCCGGACGACGCTGCCGACCTCATCGCCGACCTACCGCCCGAGAAGGCCGCGGCGCTCCTGGAACTGATGGAGCCCGACGAGGCCGAGGACGTGCGACGCCTGATGTCTTACGCCGAGAACACCGCCGGCGCCATGATGACGCCGGAGCCGGTGATCCTCGGACCGGACGCCACCGTCGCCGACGCGCTCGCGCACGTACGCAACCCCGACCTGACCCCCGCCCAGGCCGCTGCCGTGTACGTCTGCCGTCCTCCGCTCGAGGCACCGACCGGCAAGTTCCTGGGCATGGCGCACATCCAGCGTCTGCTCCGGGAGCCACCGTCCTCCCTGGTCGCCGGGGCGATCGACACATCGACGGACCCGCTGCGCCCGAGCGACTCGATCGACGTCGTCTCCGCACACCTGGCGACCTACAACTTGGTTGCAGCCGCCGTCGTGGACGAGGAAGGTCATCTCGTCGGCGCGGTCACCGTCGACGACCTCCTGGACCACCTGCTTCCGGAGAACTGGCGTGACCAGGCGATGGCGGTACGGGATCAGGCTGGACGGGAGGCGCGATGA
- a CDS encoding DUF1003 domain-containing protein, with the protein MTKARARLDAPRDLRRKVMRAPTIAPDFFGKFSEDFARYMGTASFLLWMTLFVLVYVVWNTLLPKSEHFDPYSFTFLTLVLSLQASYAAPLILLAQNRQEARDRVIAEQDRRVNAQAQADMEFLSREIASLRMALREVATRDFVRSELRGLLEDLEERTPTASAGVVETVSEDPSPSK; encoded by the coding sequence ATGACCAAGGCACGTGCACGCCTCGACGCTCCCCGCGACCTGCGCCGCAAGGTGATGCGGGCTCCGACGATCGCACCCGACTTCTTCGGCAAGTTCTCCGAGGACTTCGCCCGCTACATGGGTACGGCCAGCTTCCTGCTCTGGATGACGCTCTTTGTGCTCGTGTACGTCGTGTGGAACACGCTGCTGCCCAAGAGCGAGCACTTCGACCCGTACTCCTTCACCTTCCTCACGCTGGTGCTCTCCCTGCAGGCCTCGTACGCGGCCCCCCTGATCCTGTTGGCCCAGAACCGCCAGGAGGCCCGTGACCGAGTGATCGCCGAACAGGATCGGCGCGTCAACGCGCAGGCTCAGGCCGACATGGAATTCCTCTCCCGCGAGATCGCCTCCCTCCGGATGGCGTTGCGCGAAGTGGCCACCCGCGACTTCGTACGCTCCGAGCTTCGGGGGTTGCTGGAGGACCTCGAGGAGCGCACTCCGACGGCCTCTGCGGGCGTGGTCGAGACCGTGAGTGAGGACCCCTCTCCTTCGAAGTAG
- a CDS encoding Mrp/NBP35 family ATP-binding protein, whose translation MSSPLLERVQAALATVNDPEIKRPITDLGMVQDLAVSESGEVSVTVLLTVAGCPLKDTINRDVTNAVKGVDGVTDFKLELGVMTDEQRLEMRNGLTGGAAQREIPFAQPGSLTKVYAIASGKGGVGKSSLTVNLAVAFAKQGLKVGIVDADIYGHSIPAMLGIADSRPTQVEDLIMPVPTASGVSVISIGMLKPRRDQVVAWRGPMLDRALRQMLADVYWGDLDVLLLDLPPGTGDIAISLGQHLPNAEVVVVTTPQEAAAEVAERAGTMAEMMHQRVAGVIENMSWLTLPDGTRMEVFGTGGGERVAKTLSERFGATIPLLGQIPLDTTLREGGDVGKPIVENDPTAVAATVITQIADKLSGRGRGLAGLQLGLTPSNKL comes from the coding sequence GTGAGCTCCCCCCTTCTTGAGCGTGTCCAGGCTGCCCTGGCGACCGTGAACGACCCCGAGATCAAGCGCCCGATCACCGATCTGGGCATGGTGCAGGACCTTGCGGTCAGCGAATCCGGCGAGGTCAGCGTCACGGTGTTGCTGACGGTCGCCGGTTGCCCGCTCAAGGACACCATCAACCGCGACGTCACGAACGCGGTCAAGGGCGTCGACGGCGTCACCGACTTCAAGCTCGAACTCGGCGTGATGACCGACGAGCAGCGCCTCGAGATGCGCAACGGCCTGACCGGCGGTGCTGCGCAGCGCGAGATCCCGTTCGCGCAGCCGGGTTCACTGACCAAGGTGTACGCCATCGCCTCCGGCAAGGGCGGCGTCGGCAAGTCCTCCCTCACGGTCAACCTCGCCGTGGCCTTCGCCAAGCAGGGACTCAAGGTCGGCATCGTCGACGCGGACATCTACGGTCACTCGATCCCGGCGATGCTCGGCATCGCGGACTCGCGTCCGACCCAGGTCGAGGACCTGATCATGCCGGTGCCCACCGCCTCAGGAGTCTCGGTCATCTCGATCGGCATGCTCAAGCCGCGGCGCGACCAGGTCGTGGCCTGGCGTGGACCGATGCTCGACCGCGCCCTGCGTCAGATGCTCGCGGACGTCTACTGGGGCGACCTCGACGTCCTCCTGCTCGACCTCCCGCCCGGCACCGGTGACATCGCGATCTCGCTGGGCCAGCACCTGCCGAACGCCGAAGTCGTCGTGGTCACGACCCCGCAGGAAGCTGCGGCGGAGGTCGCCGAGCGCGCCGGCACGATGGCCGAGATGATGCATCAGCGCGTGGCCGGCGTCATCGAGAACATGAGCTGGCTGACCCTTCCTGACGGCACCAGGATGGAGGTCTTCGGCACTGGCGGCGGCGAGCGCGTCGCGAAGACCCTGTCCGAACGGTTCGGCGCCACCATCCCGCTCCTGGGCCAGATCCCGCTCGACACCACCTTGCGCGAGGGCGGCGACGTCGGGAAGCCGATCGTCGAGAACGACCCGACCGCTGTTGCGGCGACGGTGATCACCCAGATCGCGGACAAGCTGTCGGGACGTGGTCGTGGACTCGCTGGACTGCAGCTCGGTCTGACGCCGTCCAACAAGCTCTGA